A window from Solanum stenotomum isolate F172 chromosome 7, ASM1918654v1, whole genome shotgun sequence encodes these proteins:
- the LOC125869584 gene encoding E3 ubiquitin-protein ligase MBR2-like yields MNNLLFFFAPQMENYNSNGTLNVDGSSNAPVSVVTDNGETMTNVINPNIPENEGEVRDSEVDRRNFIYQHRVIGQAILEFREYARAGFRAIPPLLNINLHIYEATNSTCLETKEHCCICLEEYCDKEELARIDCGHMYHMDCLKEWNKIVNTCPVCRRRVAVICHFALRFRTYLGRLAATNQLRSGSVN; encoded by the exons ATGAATAACTTACTATTTTTCTTTGCACCTCAGATGGAGAACTACAATTCTAATGGAACTTTGAATGTTGATGGGAGCTCCAATGCTCCAGTTTCTGTTGTTACTGATAATGGAGAGACAATGACAAATGTGATCAATCCAAATATTCCA GAAAATGAAGGTGAAGTGCGAGATAGTGAAGTTGATAGGaggaattttatttatcaacATAGAGTTATTGGACAA GCCATTTTGGAATTCCGAGAGTATGCTCGTGCTGGATTTAGAGCAATACCTCCTCTGTTAAACATTAATCTGCATATATATGAGGCGACCAATTCAACATGTCTTGAGACGAAGGAGCATTGTTGCATATGCTTG GAGGAGTATTGTGACAAAGAAGAACTTGCAAGAATTGATTGTGGCCATATGTACCATATGGATTGTCTCAAAGAGTGGAACAAGATTGTGAACACTTGCCCCGTCTGCAGGAGGAGAGTGGCGGTTATTTGCCATTTTGCATTGAGATTCCGTACTTACCTTGGTCGCTTGGCTGCAACTAATCAGCTTAGGTCGGGCTCAGTGAACTGA